Genomic segment of Dromiciops gliroides isolate mDroGli1 chromosome 3, mDroGli1.pri, whole genome shotgun sequence:
tttgccctTCTGTGTATCtgcagcatttagcacaatgcctggcacatagtaggtcctcagtaaatgcttattgaatgactaaCTAAATGTAATGAAAGAACCTCTTAAAAGCAAAGAAATGGCTAAGGGAATGATGCCTACAGGTATTGTGgcctattatcctcatttgaaatTGACTATCTCATATTTTTAAAGGTTATAATGAGAAAATTGTAAATCAAGTCTGGAATCTAATCACTATGGAATAATTAAATAAGGACTTTGAATGTATTGGTATTATTGGCATACACTGGTACAAAAATACTTCCTAATAATatcctttcttaatttcttctgaGTGCTATGTTTTCACTTTTAATACTactaatttcattttctcttttaaaaatatcacattAGCTAAGTTTGTCaattttattgctttattttaaaagatgctaGTTTTTACATTcgatttttattctgaattttattactctttgattttcaggatttttctgttttgtttctaattttataaTGGTGGGGGTTTTAGGGAgtacttggttttgtttttaacatttgtatgtaaattcaaatttattttgactgcttcagatgaaagtgaggttccaCTGATGTACATTTCCCACATCaaagatcatcaaaacataaaGTCACTCCTGGCCTTCTGCCTAATTTGACACCATGACCCCTAAGGACCTTAGGGTTCTGAGAGGATATTGGCATGACCCTAATAACCTATTAGAGACAGCTAAATAGTATAGTGGATtacagcactggacctggagggAAGACCTGCACTCAAATCCAGAGTCAGAaactttgctagctgtgtgacctaggcaagtcatttaaactgtctgcctcaagttttgttcggggtgggggtgaggttcagttgtaaaataatattcatctcaaagggttgttggatggatcaaatgagatttttttatatatgtatatatgtaaagtgcctggcacacagtgggtatGTACTAAATGCTtggtcctttcccttttgcttctcTGTTAAGCTACTTCCTCCTTATCAAGTCCCTTTCAACTGCTCATTTGTaataatctttctcttttttccatgttcatatttcaaagtttctactaaGCTCTACTGTCTTTACCAGGAATGTATGGAAGTCCCCTATCATATTAAAGCTTCATCTTTTCTCTTGTGGGATTCTACTCAGCTTTGCAGGGCAAGCTGTCTTAGCTGTAAAGCTCTCTGGAATTCTGTGTTCCAAGATCCCCTGTGGTTACAAGTAGAAGCTGCCAAGTCTTATGTCATCCTGAGTGTTTTTCCTTAGTATGTGAATTGCTCCAGGCAGACAATTGAAGTATTTTTCTATGAAGTGGGAACTTTGAATTTGGGCTTTAACATTCCAGGGACTTTGACTTTTAGGGATCCTTTCAGGAAGGGATCAATTCCTCTAATCCTTATTTTATACTCTGCTTTTAGCAGATCTgagaaattttcatttatttcttgaaaTGTAGTGCTGAAaatcttcaattgataaatggtcaaaaatatgAAAAGGCAGATTTCAAATGAATACAAGGTACCAATGGAACAGAGACAAGTTCTTTGGCTGAAGCAGACACAAACAAATCACACACTTGCTTAGGCAAATTTTCTCCAACTCCCAATACTGCTTAGCATCTTCAggtttatatttttgaaaaacttGTGGAGATTGACCACTCAACCTTAAGCATCTGAAGAAAACTTTTCCAGCCAATGATCACTTCTTAAAAACTTGACAGTACCACTGAACTTCCTTTCCTCAGTCTGGAGAGAGCTAGAGCCACACCTATTTCCCCTTTACATTTTTACTAATCCCCTGCTTTACCAATTTGCACTACACACCAAACCATCCCATCAGTTTACTTTACCCCCTAATTTAGGGGTTAGATTTTGGGGGTCATAGACTTCTTTTGTAATCAGGGAAAACCTATGGTCCTtttcttggaataatgtttttagatggTAAAACATATACTTCATCAGAAAGAGAAGTGAATAAAGAGACCTAGATGTTCAGAGAAGACCAACACATGGATTTTTGCTGGACTATGCTTATTAGTTCCAAGAAAGGTTTTGCCCTCTACCCAGACACTAAACACTGTATTTAGACAAGCAGTCATTAATGTTCCCCCCACCAGCTCCACACTCTGAATTTCCTTTTTACTTTGTTCCCAAGCACTTACTACAGGgcttgacacacagtaagcacttgataaatctTGAGatctttctattcattcattcactctcccTATCAGGATGGATATTTGTTCTCCCAAACTACTCATCTCTTTCAAAACTGTTCACAGTTCACCTTTCCCATGACCTTCACCTAAACACTCTCCCTCATGCTTCCCTATGCAGCTTCCCGAGTTCTCTCACCTGAGTATGCTCAAGTGACCAATTCTGCCACAGCCTTTTTTTTCACTCACTCTGCTTCTCTTAAGTTATTCACATCCAGAACCAAGTGCCTGCCATGGGTTTCATCCAGCCAAGTCTCAGGGATAACTCTGGTCAAATTTGTCTCATGTTGGAATTTCCTGTTCCTCCTATCTGCTGTTGTTTACCTGAAAGGATGCAGAATAATGAAACGAGAGTAGGAATGCCCACTCTATGAAAATAGCAACAACATCATCAGTCAAAAACATACTCAGAAGAATTCAAAagctgaaaaggaaggaaagagaaccaAACAACAAATAATGGAAGATCAGGCTTTCAAATTATTGTTATATATACTATGTTACTAtgttatatataattgtatatttatttttaaaaattttctctacATTACGAATTATCTATTTAAAACTTTTTCACACTATCATTTCATTCACTCTAGGATGAGTCTTTTGAAGATTATTAAGAGTCCTTGCCCATCCCCATGATTaagttttttcatatttattatatactaaAGTTTTTATTTCAGTGTGAATTTGCTGATGGTTACTAAGAGTTTCACACTGATCAATGGCTTTTCCACACTTATAATATCCAAAAGGTTTCCTTCCAGTATGAATTTCTGATGGCTGATGAGGCTTCTCATCCTAATGAATGTTTTCCTACATTCCTAACATTCAAAGAGATTTATCTGGTGTGAGTTCTCTGATGGTTAAGGCTGTCCCTTTCACTGAAAGCCTTGCCACATTCATCATATTGAAATGGTTCACTTTTGTGTGAGTTCTCTTATGGCTATTAAGGTTGCCTCTCTCCCTGAAGGCTTTGCcatattcattacattcaaagggtttcacTGCAGTATGGATTCTCTGGTGGGTGATAAGGTATTCTTTCCgaatgaaggctttcccacatttatCACATTCAAAGAGTTTCATTCCAGTATGAGTTCTCTCATAGATATTAAGGTATGTCTTCTCACAgaaggttttcccacattcactCCATTCAAAGGGTTTCATTCCAGTATGAGATCTCTGATGGCTAGTAAGGTGTGCCTTTTGAagaaaggctttcccacattcattacattcaaagggtttcactccagtatggattctctgatggctGATAAGATTTCTCCTCCAAGTGAAGGCTTTTtgacattcattacattcaaaggggtttactccagtgtgaattctctcaTGGCTCATAAGGGATGTCCTTATAGAGAAAGCtttgccacattcattacattcaaagggtttcacTCCAGTATGAGTTCTTAAATGCCTATTAAGGTAGCCCTTCTGAAGAAAGGTTTTGCCACATTCTTTACTTTCAAAGGGTTTcactccagtgtggattctccaGTGATTAGTAAGGGGTTTTTCTATAGTGAAGgatttcccacattcatcacattcaaAGGGTTTCCTCTGAGAATGAGGTTTCTGATGTCCAATACATGTTCCATCATCACTGAAGCTTTTGTCACAGTGAGTAGAGTCAAACAATTTCACTCCAGTGTGAGTTCTCTAATGTTTACTAAAGGTTTTCCAACATACGTCACATTCAAAGAGATTTTCTCCAATATCAATTTCCTGCTGTACTTTAAGATTTGATTTTTTGCCAAAGGCTTTCTTTCCCAACGTATCATACTTAtggaatccttcttccacattacCTCTCCATTGTGGAAAAAGGATTGGCCTCAGGTTCAAATGCCTAACAAATATATTACGTTTGGGTACACTCCCCGTATTAAAggggttttttggagtgattgtccCTTGTTGGGTCTGTCCCTCCTTGGGGCCCTGCTGTCTCTCTGACCTAACTTTCCGTCCCTCAGATTCTCCCATCCTGAGATACCAGTTACTATCCATTGGCAATCTTTCTTGGGCCAACGTTCCTAA
This window contains:
- the LOC122751878 gene encoding zinc finger protein 2 homolog, with protein sequence MSHERIHTGVNPFECNECQKAFTWRRNLISHQRIHTGVKPFECNECGKAFLQKAHLTSHQRSHTGMKPFEWSECGKTFCEKTYLNIYERTHTGMKLFECDKCGKAFIRKEYLITHQRIHTAVKPFECNEYGKAFRERGNLNSHKRTHTKVNHFNMMNVARLSVKGTALTIRELTPDKSL